One part of the Sciurus carolinensis chromosome 4, mSciCar1.2, whole genome shotgun sequence genome encodes these proteins:
- the Dusp26 gene encoding dual specificity protein phosphatase 26, whose protein sequence is MCPGNWLWASMTFMARFSRGSSRSPVRTRGSLEEMPTVQHPFLNVFELERLLYTGKTACNHADEVWPGLYLGDQDMANNRRELRRLGITHVLNASHSRWRGTPEAYEGLGIRYLGVEAHDSPAFDMSIHFQTAADFIHRALSQPGGKILVHCAVGVSRSATLVLAYLMLYHHFTLVEAIKKVKDHRGIIPNRGFLRQLLALDRRLRQGLEA, encoded by the exons ATGTGCCCTGGTAACTGGCTCTGGGCTTCCATGACTTTTATGGCCCGCTTCTCCCGGGGTAGCTCAAGGTCTCCTGTTCGCACTAGAGGGAGCCTGGAGGAGATGCCAACTGTTCAACATCCCTTCCTCAACGTCTTCGAGTTGGAAAGGCTCCTCTACACAGGCAAGACAGCCTGTAACCACGCTGACGAGGTCTGGCCAGGCCTCTACCTTGGAGACCA GGACATGGCCAACAACCGCCGGGAGCTTCGTCGCCTGGGCATCACCCACGTCCTCAATGCCTCACACAGCAGATGGCGAGGCACACCTGAGGCCTATGAGGGACTGGGCATCCGCTACCTGGGTGTCGAGGCCCATGACTCGCCAGCCTTTGACATGAGTATCCACTTCCAGACGGCTGCTGACTTCATCCACCGGGCGCTGAGCCAGCCAGGAG GGAAGATTCTGGTGCACTGTGCTGTGGGAGTGAGCCGATCTGCCACCCTGGTGCTGGCCTACCTCATGCTGTACCACCACTTCACCCTCGTGGAGGCCATCAAGAAAGTCAAGGACCACCGAGGCATCATCCCCAACCGGGGCTTCTTGAGGCAGCTCCTGGCCCTGGACCGCAGGCTGCGGCAGGGCCTGGAGGCAtaa